In the Hermetia illucens chromosome 1, iHerIll2.2.curated.20191125, whole genome shotgun sequence genome, ATTGTCGTATGATCCGAtatgataagtacaacacaagatatgtttgagtgtcaccatctattgacaaaatacgacattactttttccccatatataaaatgattaaaaaattaaaacgaattGTCTCCCTGCGCCCCCCATTCATAtgacgttttagaatgcacgaaattcacataaaatgtgaaagtttcaccttctacaaatttattaataataattggatttcattcaaactattCCCAAAtttgtgtcttatattatcccttatgctACTGCCAAATTTTTTAgttctaacatgaacttaaggggggtttccggcaaaatttctaaaatatgctaatatactactattaactttatttgttcatatatcgaaacgggatgtattttgaggcctagatttcgtttagatacatcaatgtgattttttggttggataggtctgagaacgaaacctgttacactttttgaggatcatattttcagccctcactatgtttcacccgagtTTCAACATGGGAGttttctaaaagtactaattgagccctttctttTGaaaaccccacatggccacattctgtgaaaacatATTGACAacagtccagccgtttccgattaaatcgggtgtgacacgacgagccgaccccgcttgtgaacgggacaaaggctgaagaaaaagaagaagaaaaagaagaagacaaacagacatgactccattctaataaggtttttattttcacacaaaaccttgaaaaacgtcccaatgaattgcaattatcctagtttgcgaattgcaaaaatatgttttgagctatggtggcacccaattttcgatatgcagtttcgagaaaaacgtatttaaaaattaaaatgtgacTATTGACCATAAAAACTGAACTGACAATTAATCTGCTATTAGTAGTCCATGAAAATTCGGTTTCTTaaaaaaacacatgtaaagcttTGGCTTCAATATGCGCTGTTTGAGCaacgtcattcgaacgtcattcggaccggtaAATTCGTGCTTCATTGCGGCGAACGACATAAACCTGACGACTTCACCTGTTTGATAttgtaatttccaaacgaccGGAGTATTGAAAAATCACTCTGctcaaatattctacactatgtcTAGATACAATCGATGTAAAAACCACGGATCCGGCACACggcatgacccccttaagctgcCAATTTATAATttacatttattaaaaatatttccataCTCCTACATTCATTATTTGAAAAGAACAATGACTTCTTCATCGCCTGAGAACAATTGTCCAATAAAAATGCACATTAAATTGGAAAGGAGATTGGCAGACAAAGAAAACGACTATAGCTCATATATAGCAACTAGTGATACAACGAAACAACAATCCTCAAGTTCTGTTTCCAAATCAGCCGAATCGACTGATCCTGATGAGAAAAGTCTTTACATTTACGACGCTATTTGGAAAGAGGTAGGTAGGCTTATGTGTAACCATTTTTTGCTATATAAGTTACATCTGCAATTTTTATAGAATTATTTCTCGACATCAATTGATTTACACGAGCCACGTGGTCCAAAATATTTGTGCATGGAATGTAACGAATACTTTGTAACAAGGTTGAGTTTATCAACTCATTCGCAGATGCATCGAAAATTTTTCTGCATAATTTGTGCCATGTATTTTGAGAATAAACAAGATATGGTAGGTACTTATATTCTTAAATACGTAAACATTTGTGCACTCAATACAGCTTGAGTATTCCTTTAGAAACcaatcattttaattttccccATATCCTGATGTTCAACAGAACAAACACCTTACATCTTCGCATGCGAATCTTGTGAAATTGATCATGCCAGGAACAAGGACTCTTTTGGAGGTTGTGAAGCCATCAGAAACTATCTGTGCACTCGATGATGCGAGACCAATAGTGCAAAAGTCGGTAAGTGGTCGAAAGTTACCAATTCCAAAGCGATCTCTTTCACAACGtaagaaaaacaaaatcgaGGCCATAGAATCTGCTGTTGAAGTACCAACAAGGACACTGAAATCCCGATTTGGTCGATGTATTACTGTAAAAATGCCAAATTATTGAAAGTTGATCTTCACTTCACTCATCACTTGTCTTTATGATGATACGCTTATTTTGAATTGAGagtctttattttattttattttttgtctttttttgaattatttttgtAAAGACCTTGTGAGTTGAATTGATTTCATTCCATATATTGAAGTAACATgaagtttattttttacttattattttgtttGTGATTTTGAATAAGTTCAAAACATCTGAAATAAAATGAACGTTCATGTCGTTTAAAAATGCTTGTTGCTTTTAATAAGAAACTATGAGGTTTTGAAAGGTTCAGTAAAATCGTATCTGGCGCAAGGACCTGACGAGCTGGGACGTGGAAAAGGACGATACCCCTCCGCTCCGGGTTTTTTGGAGGATTTGGGATACCATATTGTCTCTGACTAGCAGAGACTCCTCCACAAGATGATGCTAATATTCAACAAAACATATGAAAATCAAAATGACTTGGGATACAAGATGAAGTTCTTCAGAAAATTAACGAAGAAGCTGAATAACCCCAGTGATGTGTTTTCCACGAGCACATCTAATGGTACGAGTGTTACAGCATAATGTTCAAAGCATCTCTAACTGCAAAGATGATGCTATCCACTTGTATAATACAAGGGAAATAGACATTATAGCACtccaataaatatttatttaaagaagtTAAATACGATAGTGACCAAAATGTCATTATTGCGGAAACGTGTAACGTTCAGCCTAACATGACTGTAGCATCGGTCTATTTTCTCGCTCAAAAGAACGCCTCGtcctttaaaaaagaaattaagaaaCTAATTACGTTTCTATCTAACCGTCCCAATCCAGTGATCCTTGGCGACCTGAACGCCAGCTCCACAGCCTTTGGATATGCTGCTAACCAGGCAAAATGTGGCATACTATTAAGCGAGCTTTGTAATTGTGACTTTCGAGCACTAAATAACGGTGGTAAAACCTTTGCAGTAAAAATCCCAACGCGGAGTTTTAGGTCCTCAGTCCCGGATATCTCCCTTACCAAATCTCGGGTACTATCCTGGCACTGGAAAACCTTAGATGACACCTACTCAAACAGTCATCACAAGCCAATTCTCCTACAAAGCAAATCATTCAttcatccaaccaggtttcaaaATTGCCAGAAACTGGAAATTGGAAATATGCAACCACAGGACACCATTGAAGGTTTCACTCATAGTATTCAAGAGAAAATCAAACTTGCGGAGAGGTATGAAACCTAAGACTTGGTGGGATGCGGACCTAAAACCATACCtattagaaacaagtcggaaaagcgaaaactggacgtttcaggtatggaaggttttgtgtgtttttattttataaaaccatttgagtgtgcatttgtcccgttagaacctagcatgtaatatatgcatatattatgtgagaatatccactttcgggttatAATGAGATCCAAAGTCTTAGATTTGCATagaaacggcaactttgacctgttagtTGTTAGTAGATTTTCACCaaggcaggatcatgctctatactaccGCCTACATTGCTACATTGCTTGGTGATTTTAGGATGCCCCTTCAGGTTCatggtttttcagtcaattactaaaattttagtaacatactattattaactttatttgaacagatattggtatgaagCGTATTtgggagtctaggcaccatatagtgacaacctcttaatttttttcagatttttcggctgggtagtttctgagaatgggtccgttaaagaaatgatcactttcaacccccgcgctccccaccttttcatcaaacgtcaaaacaaggcccggcttcggaaagtactaaccaagacctatcATTCGaagccccacatgaccatatttggtgaaaaaaatgtgcaaattcaatgtaaaaggatgtaactcactgtatgcgtgagcgttcatagtttccacctttccagcaaatttggtgccaatcgcgaCAAATGAGTGTGACGGACTGAGaggcagacaataaaccgattttaataaggttttgttttacacaaaaccttaaaaatgagtgtGCCATAAGGGATTTCAGGCGGGGGCCTAACCCCAGGAACTTACTCAGAACAAGAAATGCCTTAGAAAACTGGAGGAAAGAAATTaagaaagcaaaaaagaaatattcGGATGAGTTATGGGAAGAAATGTGTaacaaaccagacattttggaataaaataaagaatttcAGGAATTTCCAGAAAGAGCAAACAGCTAACAACAGAGGATAAGGAAACCAAAGAGAATTTCTTATAGGAAACCACA is a window encoding:
- the LOC119661312 gene encoding uncharacterized protein LOC119661312, which produces MTSSSPENNCPIKMHIKLERRLADKENDYSSYIATSDTTKQQSSSSVSKSAESTDPDEKSLYIYDAIWKENYFSTSIDLHEPRGPKYLCMECNEYFVTRLSLSTHSQMHRKFFCIICAMYFENKQDMNKHLTSSHANLVKLIMPGTRTLLEVVKPSETICALDDARPIVQKSVSGRKLPIPKRSLSQRKKNKIEAIESAVEVPTRTLKSRFGRCITVKMPNY